One Brassica napus cultivar Da-Ae chromosome C2, Da-Ae, whole genome shotgun sequence DNA window includes the following coding sequences:
- the LOC106452561 gene encoding U4/U6.U5 small nuclear ribonucleoprotein 27 kDa protein, protein MSQRNRRERDSDRRRDRDDRDRRQDRDDRDADRERDRERDRDRGLRSKKSRSRTPDHHARPPRHARSPERYRSRSRSIDRNRHHRRRTPSPSPSRKRPRESSVDDERNRKKAASDSVDEPAKKNDKQPSGGGEAAEEEEGMDVNEIEMMKMLGIPTGFDSTKGKHVEGADVSGIRAVTKRQPRQYMNRRGGFNRPLPAERNR, encoded by the coding sequence ATGTCACAGCGCAACCGACGCGAACGTGATAGTGACAGACGCCGAGATAGAGACGACCGTGATAGACGCCAAGATAGAGACGACCGTGACGCTGATCGAGAAAGAGATAGAGAGCGGGACCGTGACCGAGGGCTAAGGAGCAAGAAGTCCCGATCTCGTACTCCAGACCACCACGCTCGTCCTCCTCGCCACGCGCGCTCTCCGGAGAGGTACCGCTCTCGTTCCCGCTCGATCGACCGTAACCGACACCACAGGCGCAGGACTCCCTCCCCCTCTCCGTCGCGGAAACGGCCTCGCGAGAGTTCAGTGGACGACGAGAGGAATCGCAAAAAAGCTGCTTCTGATTCCGTCGACGAGCCTGCTAAGAAGAACGATAAGCAACCGAGCGGCGGAGGCGAAGctgcggaggaggaggaggggatgGATGTGAATGAGAtagagatgatgaagatgttagGGATTCCAACTGGATTTGACTCGACGAAAGGGAAGCATGTTGAAGGTGCTGACGTCAGTGGGATCAGGGCTGTTACCAAGCGGCAGCCAAGGCAGTACATGAACCGTCGCGGTGGCTTTAACCGTCCTTTGCCTGCTGAGCGTAACCGCTAA